In Shouchella patagoniensis, the following are encoded in one genomic region:
- a CDS encoding TRAP transporter substrate-binding protein: MFFKSTKWKRFLLGGGFATIFIFSGCQLVSNATTEEQRIDLTFSSFMPGPHPQHTTVIIPFLDDLEAATDGRVTGTMYTGNAFGASNTQYDLVVNGIADMSLALHGYTPARFPLTGVSELPFMGDSAEQASKILWNLHEQFPEIEAEHKGTKIGWIFKNDPAQILTVDQPIYTPEDLEGMKIRTPSSAGNDILEAWGAIPVSIPMSDVYESMQKGVIDGALAPASAIKNFQLGDVTRYITKGDFYTSSEFVVMNPDTWDRMLPEDQIEMETLMGERMAEQAAKVYDEDGIQGWESAKEAGVEIYELDEEELAEWENRITHLYEEWVEEMDMRGFPGRELYEESIRLRDEGE; the protein is encoded by the coding sequence ATGTTTTTTAAATCTACTAAATGGAAGCGGTTTCTTTTAGGGGGAGGTTTTGCTACGATCTTTATTTTTAGTGGGTGCCAACTCGTTTCTAATGCAACAACGGAAGAGCAACGGATTGATTTAACATTCTCGTCATTTATGCCTGGTCCCCATCCTCAACATACGACTGTGATCATCCCTTTTCTTGATGATTTAGAAGCAGCTACTGATGGTCGTGTAACGGGGACGATGTACACTGGGAATGCATTCGGCGCTTCCAATACGCAGTATGACCTTGTTGTAAATGGGATTGCCGATATGTCCCTTGCTTTGCATGGCTATACACCAGCGCGCTTTCCACTTACAGGCGTTTCAGAACTTCCTTTTATGGGTGACAGTGCAGAACAAGCATCAAAAATTTTATGGAATCTCCATGAACAATTTCCAGAAATTGAAGCCGAACATAAAGGAACAAAGATTGGATGGATTTTCAAAAATGATCCAGCACAAATTTTAACGGTTGATCAACCGATTTATACTCCTGAAGATTTAGAAGGAATGAAAATTAGAACGCCTTCTTCCGCGGGGAACGATATTTTAGAAGCTTGGGGGGCCATTCCTGTATCAATTCCGATGAGTGATGTGTATGAGTCAATGCAAAAAGGTGTAATCGATGGAGCCCTTGCACCAGCTTCGGCGATTAAAAACTTCCAGCTCGGCGATGTGACACGATATATCACGAAAGGCGATTTTTATACCAGTAGTGAATTTGTTGTGATGAACCCTGATACATGGGACCGGATGTTGCCAGAAGATCAAATAGAGATGGAAACGTTAATGGGTGAGCGGATGGCAGAGCAAGCTGCTAAAGTTTATGATGAAGATGGAATTCAAGGTTGGGAATCTGCCAAAGAGGCGGGTGTTGAAATCTATGAGCTTGACGAAGAAGAACTTGCAGAGTGGGAGAATCGAATCACTCATTTGTATGAAGAGTGGGTGGAAGAAATGGACATGCGTGGTTTTCCGGGACGTGAATTGTATGAAGAAAGCATTCGATTACGGGATGAAGGAGAGTGA
- a CDS encoding thiamine pyrophosphate-requiring protein has translation MTNTNVGTVGTKTYTAADEMIESFAQMGVRYLFVNLGSDHPAIIESLSAFKQQGRTDIPEVIMCQHEMVALSAAHGYAQVTGKPQAVIVHVDCGTQNLGGAVHNAARGRIPVFIFAGMSPITQEGELMGSRNEYIHWLQDVSDQRGIVREYMKYTNEIRTGKNVRQLIQRSMQLAESDPKGPVYVTAAREVLEEEVTPVSMDQKKWRPVRHTAMAEEDLAEIIQALTEAKNPLIVTTYLGRNLQAVDELIQLSERLAIPVLESAPSYMNFPSNHLMHVGYVWNEAKQDQMLANADLILVIDSDVPWIPLTNRPQQENTKIYYIDVDPLKEKVALWYIPSDGFFQIDSFTFLKQLNKALNQKESLDVSERWKSIESYHNQLQVEKVRLERSTDEGRITPEQVCAHLRNVLTEDAVIMSEAITNFATVNKHLPRSKPGTYFSMGASSLGWNGGAAFGAKLANKGKLIVSLTGDGSYVFSNPTPVHWMSRKYEVPFLTVIFNNEQWNAPKFSTLGVHPNGIAKQSDEFFTYFSPSSDLAKVAEAAGGAYAVTVADPNVLTEVLTEAVNVVNNGRSAVVDIRVIGR, from the coding sequence TTGACAAATACGAACGTAGGAACAGTTGGCACAAAAACATATACTGCAGCTGATGAGATGATTGAATCTTTTGCACAAATGGGTGTGCGTTATTTGTTTGTAAACTTAGGTAGTGATCACCCAGCTATTATTGAGAGTTTGTCTGCCTTTAAACAACAAGGACGAACGGATATACCTGAAGTGATTATGTGCCAACATGAAATGGTTGCATTAAGTGCAGCACATGGTTACGCGCAAGTGACAGGAAAACCACAAGCTGTGATTGTTCATGTTGATTGTGGCACACAAAACTTAGGAGGTGCCGTGCATAACGCCGCAAGAGGACGTATTCCGGTGTTCATCTTTGCAGGAATGTCACCGATTACCCAGGAAGGTGAGCTAATGGGAAGTCGGAATGAATACATTCACTGGCTTCAAGATGTTTCTGACCAACGAGGGATTGTTAGAGAGTACATGAAGTACACAAATGAAATTCGGACAGGCAAGAATGTTAGGCAGCTCATTCAACGTTCGATGCAATTAGCTGAAAGCGATCCAAAAGGACCGGTGTATGTAACAGCTGCTCGTGAGGTACTTGAAGAAGAGGTCACCCCAGTGTCAATGGATCAAAAGAAGTGGCGACCCGTTCGGCATACAGCGATGGCAGAGGAAGATCTAGCAGAAATCATTCAAGCCCTTACCGAAGCAAAGAACCCCCTTATTGTAACAACTTATTTAGGGAGGAATCTTCAGGCCGTTGACGAGTTGATTCAATTAAGTGAGCGGTTAGCGATTCCTGTATTGGAATCTGCCCCAAGTTATATGAACTTTCCGTCGAATCATTTGATGCATGTTGGTTATGTATGGAATGAAGCAAAACAAGATCAAATGCTTGCAAATGCGGATCTTATCCTCGTTATTGATAGCGATGTCCCGTGGATACCACTAACGAATCGTCCACAACAAGAGAATACGAAGATTTATTACATTGATGTTGATCCGTTAAAGGAGAAGGTGGCACTTTGGTATATTCCGTCTGATGGATTCTTTCAAATTGATAGTTTTACTTTTTTAAAACAATTAAATAAGGCATTAAATCAGAAAGAATCTTTAGATGTATCAGAGCGGTGGAAGAGCATTGAAAGTTACCATAATCAGTTGCAAGTAGAAAAGGTTAGATTAGAACGGTCAACTGATGAAGGAAGAATCACGCCCGAACAAGTATGTGCCCATTTAAGAAACGTGCTCACAGAGGATGCGGTCATAATGAGTGAGGCGATTACGAATTTCGCGACAGTAAACAAGCACCTCCCACGCTCAAAACCAGGCACGTACTTCAGTATGGGAGCAAGTTCTCTTGGTTGGAACGGTGGTGCCGCATTCGGCGCAAAACTCGCCAATAAAGGTAAATTAATCGTTAGTTTAACTGGGGATGGATCGTACGTCTTTAGTAACCCGACGCCTGTCCATTGGATGTCAAGAAAATATGAAGTGCCATTCTTAACAGTTATTTTTAACAACGAACAATGGAATGCACCCAAGTTCTCTACATTAGGTGTTCATCCGAACGGAATTGCAAAGCAGTCAGATGAGTTTTTTACCTATTTCTCACCTTCCTCTGATTTAGCGAAAGTAGCAGAAGCAGCTGGTGGAGCATATGCCGTTACCGTAGCTGATCCTAATGTGCTAACAGAAGTGCTAACAGAAGCTGTTAATGTGGTAAACAACGGACGTTCTGCCGTAGTCGATATTCGAGTGATTGGGAGGTAG
- a CDS encoding metallophosphoesterase family protein: MDKVFVIGDIHGCYNELVKLLSYWKKESEQLVFLGDYIDRGPDSLAVVQLVQSLVHNDQAIALKGNHEDMFLDWLKETNSERFLRNGGSETICSFLGTAKEKDARRAIMEASPNEILFLSVLPLYHEWGHFLFVHAGVDLTLNNWKESSKKDLLWIRDPFHVGENQTGKRIIFGHTPVQMLHPDDRAEPWYSPCGTKIGIDGGLVFGGSLHGVKIDSAENLEWYHVPRTSKK; this comes from the coding sequence ATGGACAAGGTCTTTGTAATAGGCGATATTCACGGTTGCTATAATGAACTAGTTAAACTGCTATCGTATTGGAAAAAAGAAAGCGAACAACTTGTTTTTTTAGGTGATTACATTGACCGTGGACCAGATTCTTTAGCAGTTGTCCAATTAGTCCAATCACTCGTCCACAACGATCAAGCCATCGCTTTAAAAGGAAATCATGAAGATATGTTTCTTGATTGGCTAAAAGAAACAAACTCCGAAAGATTCCTTCGTAACGGCGGGTCTGAAACCATTTGTTCCTTTCTCGGAACAGCAAAAGAAAAAGATGCCCGCCGAGCAATAATGGAAGCGTCTCCAAACGAGATTCTTTTCTTAAGTGTTCTTCCACTTTATCATGAGTGGGGTCATTTTTTATTTGTTCATGCCGGTGTTGACCTAACTCTAAACAATTGGAAAGAAAGCTCAAAAAAAGACCTGCTATGGATTCGCGATCCATTTCACGTAGGTGAAAATCAAACAGGTAAACGGATCATTTTTGGTCATACACCAGTACAGATGCTTCATCCAGATGATCGCGCAGAACCTTGGTATTCGCCATGTGGCACAAAAATTGGCATTGATGGAGGTCTCGTGTTTGGGGGTTCATTGCACGGAGTGAAGATTGATTCAGCAGAAAATCTAGAATGGTATCACGTTCCCCGCACGTCTAAAAAGTAA